In Serinus canaria isolate serCan28SL12 chromosome 5, serCan2020, whole genome shotgun sequence, the following proteins share a genomic window:
- the THBS1 gene encoding thrombospondin-1, whose product MGPVTALCLLLLVLGGSETKRTAESRNDDNSVFDLFELIGFMRKGAGRRAPGVYLVKGPESSSPAYRIEDASRIPAVPDSKFQDLLDAIHAEKGFILLATLRQAKKSRGTLLSVEQKDGSGHVFSLVSNGKAGSLDLSLSVDGKQQLVSVEDVLLATGHWKNITLFVQEDRAQLYVGCEKMESAELDIPIQNIFTRDLASSARLHIAKGGVNDNFQGLLQNVRFVFGTTLETILRNKGCSSSTSAIITLDNPINGSSPAIRTNYIGHKTKDIQAVCGFSCDELTNMFVEMQGLRSMVTTLQDRVRKVTEENEIIAKVVQITPGACIHNGVLHKNKEEWTIDSCTECTCQNSATICRKVSCPLMPCSNATVPDGECCPRCWPSDYADDGWSPWSEWTSCSVTCGNGIQQRGRSCDSLNNRCEGSSVQTRTCHLQECDKRFKQDGGWSHWSPWSSCSVTCGTGIITRIRLCNSPVPQLNGKPCEGEARENKACQKDPCPINGNWGPWSPWDACTVTCGGGLQKRSRLCNNPEPQYGGKTCVGEARGTQVCNKQDCPIDGCLSNPCFAGATCTSAPDGSWKCGACPAGYHGDGIHCQDIDECKEVPDACFVFNGVHRCENTEPGYNCLPCPPRFTGTQPFGRSVEDAMSNKQVCKPRNPCTDGTHDCNKNAKCNYLGHFSDPMYRCECKPGYAGNGIICGEDTDLDGWPNENLVCVANATYHCKKDNCPNLPNSGQEDYDKDGIGDACDSDDDDDGIPDDRDNCPFIYNPQQYDYDRDDVGDRCDNCPYNHNPDQTDTDNNGEGDACAIDIDGDGVLNERDNCQYVYNVDQRDTDLDGVGDQCDNCPLEHNPDQEDTDSDLIGDQCDNNQDIDEDGHQNNLDNCPYVPNANQADHDKDGKGDACDHDDDNDGIPDDKDNCRLVANPDQADSDGDGRGDACKDDFDQDSVPDIDDICPENVEISETDFRKFQMIPLDPKGTSQNDPNWVVRHQGKELVQTVNCDPGLAVGFDEFNAVDFSGTFFINTERDDDYAGFVFGYQSSSRFYVVMWKQITQSYWDSTPTKAQGYSGLSIKVVNSTTGPGEHLRNALWHTGNTPGQVRTLWHDPRHIGWKDFTAYRWRLSHRPKTGYIRVVMYEGKKIMADSGPIYDKTYAGGRLGLFVFSQEMVFFSDLKYECRDS is encoded by the exons ATGGGGCCAGTGACTGCTCTCTGCCTCCTTCTCCTCGTGCTCGGCGGCTCAGAGACCAAACGCACTGCAG AGTCCAGGAATGATGATAACAGCGTCTTTGATCTCTTTGAACTCATTGGCTTCATGCGGAAGGGAGCCGGGCGCCGGGCCCCCGGGGTGTACCTGGTGAAGGGACCAGAATCCTCCAGTCCTGCTTACCGCATTGAAGATGCCAGTCgcatccctgctgtccctgacTCGAAGTTCCAAGACTTATTAGATGCCATCCATGCTGAGAAGGGCTTCATTCTCCTGGCCACTCTCCGGCAAGCCAAGAAGAGCAGAGGCACACTGCTCTCCGTGGAACAGAAAGATGGCTCTGGTCATGTCTTCAGTCTAGTATCAAATGGCAAGGCAGGCTCCCTGGACCTGAGCCTTTCTGTGGATGGCAAGCAGCAGTTAGTGTCAGTAGAGGATGTCTTGCTAGCTACAGGACATTGGAAGAATATCACCCTGTTTGTGCAGGAGGACCGAGCTCAGCTCTATGTGGGATGTGAGAAAATGGAGAGTGCTGAACTGGACATCCCCATCCAGAACATCTTCACTAGGGACcttgccagcagtgccaggctccaTATTGCCAAAGGGGGAGTCAATGACAACTTCCAG GGTCTGCTGCAGAATGTGCGGTTTGTGTTTGGAACAACTCTGGAAACTATCCTGCGGAAcaaaggctgctccagct CCACTAGTGCAATCATTACTTTGGACAACCCCATCAATGGTTCCAGCCCAGCTATCCGCACTAATTACATTGGCCATAAAACAAAGGACATCCAAGCAGTCTGTGGATTTTCCTGTGATGAACTAACAAATATGTTTGTGGAAATGCAAGGGCTACGGTCCATGGTGACAACACTTCAAGACAGAGTTCGAAAAGTG actgaagaaaatgaaatcattgCCAAAGTAGTCCAGATCACTCCTGGAGCATGCATTCATAATGGAGTCTTGcacaaaaataaagaggagTGGACTATTGACAGCTGCACTGAATGTACTTGCCAG AACTCTGCCACTATATGCCGGAAAGTGTCCTGTCCTCTCATGCCTTGTTCCAATGCCACTGTGCCTGATGGGGAGTGCTGCCCTCGGTGCTGGC CTAGCGACTATGCAGATGATGGATGGTCTCCTTGGTCTGAGTGGACCTCATGTTCTGTGACCTGTGGTAATGGCATTCAGCAGAGAGGCCGTTCCTGTGACAGTCTCAATAACCGCTGTGAAGGCTCCTCTGTACAGACTCGGACTTGCCACCTTCAGGAGTGTGATAAGAGAT TTAAACAGGATGGTGGCTGGAGTCACTGGTCGCCGTGGTCATCGTGTTCTGTCACTTGTGGCACGGGCATCATTACTAGAATTCGTCTTTGCAACTCTCCAGTACCACAGCTGAATGGCAAACCTTGTGAGGGTGAAGCAAGAGAGAACAAAGCCTGCCAGAAAGACCCTTGCCCAA TTAATGGCAACTGGGGCCCATGGTCTCCATGGGATGCTTGCACAGTGACATGTGGAGGAGGACTTCAGAAGAGAAGCCGTCTCTGCAATAATCCCGAGCCTCAGTATGGTGGGAAGACTTGTGTAGGTGAAGCTAGAGGGACTCAGGTCTGCAACAAACAGGACTGTCCAATTG ATGGGTGTCTGTCTAATCCCTGCTTTGCAGGGGCTACATGCACCAGTGCCCCTGACGGTTCCTGGAAGTGTGGTGCCTGTCCTGCTGGCTACCATGGTGATGGTATTCACTGCCAAGATATTGATGAG TGCAAAGAGGTTCCTGATGCCTGCTTTGTCTTCAATGGAGTGCACAGGTGTGAGAATACTGAGCCTGGGTACAACTGTCTGCCCTGCCCACCACGTTTCACTGGAACACAGCCGTTTGGCCGCAGTGTTGAGGATGCCATGAGTAACAAACAG GTCTGCAAGCCACGTAATCCATGCACAGATGGAACACATGACTGCAACAAGAATGCCAAATGCAATTACCTTGGCCACTTTAGTGACCCGATGTATCGCTGTGAATGTAAACCAGGCTATGCTGGCAATGGCATAATCTGTGGAGAAGATACTGACTTGGATGGATGGCCAAATGAGAACCTGGTTTGTGTTGCCAATGCTACTTACCACTGTAAAAAA GATAATTGTCCTAATCTGCCTAACTCAGGGCAGGAAGACTATGATAAGGATGGGATTGGTGATGCCTGTgacagtgatgatgatgatgatggtaTTCCTGATGACCGG GACAACTGTCCATTCATTTACAACCCTCAGCAGTATGACTATGACAGGGATGATGTTGGTGACCGCTGTGACAACTGTCCCTACAATCACAACCCTGATCAGACTGACACTGACAACAATGGAGAAGGAGATGCATGTGCAATTGATATTGATGGAGATG GGGTGCTTAATGAAAGGGACAACTGCCAGTATGTCTACAATGTAGACCAGAGGGATACAGACTTGGATGGTGTTGGAGATCAGTGTGATAACTGTCCACTGGAACACAACCCTGACCAG GAAGACACTGATTCTGATCTCATAGGTGATCAGTGTGACAACAACCAGGACATAGATGAAGATGGTCATCAAAATAACCTTGATAACTGCCCCTATGTGCCCAATGCCAATCAAGCTGACCATGACAAGGATGGAAAAGGTGATGCCTGTGACCATGATGATGACAATGATGGTATCCCTGATGACAAAGACAACTGCAGATTGGTTGCCAACCCAGATCAAGCTGATTCTGATG GTGATGGACGTGGAGATGCTTGCAAAGATGACTTTGACCAAGACAGTGTGCCAGACATTGATGATATCTGCCCTGAAAATGTGGAAATTAGTGAGACTGATTTCCGAAAATTTCAGATGATTCCCCTGGATCCCAAAGGAACATCCCAGAATGATCCAAACTGGGTTGTTCGTCACCAGGGTAAAGAACTGGTTCAGACAGTCAACTGTGACCCTGGCCTTGCAGTCG GTTTTGATGAATTCAATGCTGTGGACTTCAGTGGAACCTTCTTTATCAATACAGAAAGGGATGATGATTATGCTGGCTTCGTATTTGGCTACCAATCTAGCAGTCGTTTCTATGTTGTCATGTGGAAGCAGATCACCCAGTCTTACTGGGACTCCACACCAACCAAAGCTCAAGGCTATTCAGGTCTCTCCATCAAAGTTGTGAATTCCACCACTGGTCCAGGAGAACACCTTCGTAATGCTCTGTGGCACACAGGAAATACTCCTGGCCAG GTGAGAACTTTGTGGCATGATCCTCGTCACATAGGCTGGAAAGACTTCACTGCATACAGATGGAGACTTAGCCATAGACCAAAGACCGGCTACATCAG GGTTGTAATGtatgaagggaagaaaatcatgGCAGACTCAGGACCAATCTACGATAAAACCTATGCTGGTGGTCGGCTAGGACTATTTGTCTTCTCTCAAGAAATGGTGTTCTTCTCAGACCTTAAATATGAATGCAGAG ATTCATAA